A portion of the Rhodopseudomonas sp. BAL398 genome contains these proteins:
- the hcp gene encoding hydroxylamine reductase codes for MFCIQCEQTLRSSSARGNGCFARGMCGKTAEISDLQDMLVRLLQSVSIYAKAARSVGIVDAEIDAYVPQGFFATLTNVNFDAARIIDFSNRAEAFRDQLKTRYLAACAERELVPLTLPKAAEYHLPQDRAALLAQAGSMALNADKASIGEDALGLRLLCLYGLKGAAAYLEHARVLGQTDVEVYARFHDLMAFLGEDPGDIDALFTCAMDIGHLNYRIMAMLDEGGTQTFGHPEPTCVNMRPVKGKAILVSGHDMHDLELILQQTQGRGINVYTNGEMLPAHAYPALKAYPHLVGNYGTAWQNQQSEFAAFPGPIVMTSNCLIDPTIGHYAGRIYTRSIVGWPGVAHLEGSDFAVVIEQALAMPGFAADEPPLFTNTGFARNALMQAAPAVIEQVKAGNIKHFFLIGGCDGDKAERSYYTELAQSVPQDSVILTLACGKFRFNALEFGDINGIPRLLDVGQCNDAYSAIQLALALALAEAFGCGVNELPLSLVLSWFEQKAIVILLTLLALGIKDIRVGPTAPGFLTPNLVGILNQQFGLKLITSPERDLSDMLAA; via the coding sequence ATGTTCTGTATCCAATGTGAACAAACGCTTCGCTCATCGTCGGCGCGCGGCAATGGCTGCTTTGCCCGCGGCATGTGCGGCAAGACCGCCGAAATCTCCGATCTGCAGGACATGCTGGTGCGGCTGCTGCAGTCGGTTTCGATCTACGCCAAGGCGGCGCGCAGCGTCGGCATTGTCGATGCCGAGATCGACGCCTATGTACCGCAGGGCTTTTTCGCCACGCTGACCAATGTCAATTTCGATGCCGCGCGCATCATCGATTTCAGCAATCGCGCCGAAGCCTTTCGCGATCAGTTGAAGACGCGCTATCTCGCCGCCTGTGCCGAGCGGGAGCTGGTGCCGCTGACGCTGCCCAAGGCCGCGGAGTATCACTTGCCGCAGGATCGCGCGGCGCTGCTGGCGCAGGCCGGCAGCATGGCGCTGAACGCCGACAAGGCTTCGATCGGCGAGGACGCGCTGGGGCTGCGGCTGCTCTGCCTCTATGGCCTCAAGGGCGCCGCCGCCTATCTGGAGCACGCCCGCGTGCTCGGCCAGACCGATGTCGAGGTCTATGCGCGCTTCCATGACTTGATGGCGTTCCTCGGCGAGGACCCCGGCGATATCGACGCGTTGTTCACCTGCGCGATGGATATCGGCCATCTCAACTACCGTATCATGGCGATGCTCGACGAGGGCGGCACGCAGACCTTCGGCCATCCCGAACCGACCTGCGTCAATATGCGCCCGGTCAAGGGCAAGGCCATTCTGGTGTCCGGCCACGACATGCACGATCTCGAACTGATCCTGCAGCAGACCCAGGGCCGCGGCATCAACGTCTATACCAATGGCGAGATGCTGCCCGCCCATGCCTATCCGGCGCTGAAGGCCTATCCGCATCTGGTCGGCAATTACGGCACCGCCTGGCAGAATCAGCAGAGCGAATTCGCGGCGTTTCCCGGCCCGATCGTGATGACCTCGAACTGCCTGATCGATCCCACGATCGGCCATTATGCCGGGCGCATCTACACCCGCTCGATCGTCGGCTGGCCCGGCGTCGCGCATCTCGAAGGCAGCGATTTTGCCGTGGTGATCGAGCAGGCGCTGGCGATGCCCGGCTTCGCGGCGGACGAGCCGCCGCTGTTCACCAACACCGGCTTTGCCCGCAACGCGCTGATGCAGGCGGCGCCGGCGGTGATCGAGCAGGTCAAGGCCGGCAACATCAAGCACTTCTTCCTGATCGGAGGCTGCGACGGCGATAAGGCCGAGCGCTCCTACTACACCGAGCTGGCGCAGTCGGTGCCGCAGGACAGCGTGATCCTGACGCTGGCCTGCGGCAAGTTCCGCTTCAACGCGTTGGAATTCGGCGACATCAATGGCATCCCGCGGCTGCTCGATGTCGGCCAGTGCAACGACGCCTATTCGGCGATCCAGCTGGCGCTGGCGCTGGCGCTGGCCGAGGCGTTCGGCTGCGGCGTCAACGAGCTGCCGCTGTCGCTGGTGCTGTCCTGGTTCGAGCAGAAGGCCATCGTCATCCTGCTGACTCTGCTGGCGCTCGGCATCAAGGACATCCGCGTCGGCCCCACCGCGCCCGGGTTCCTGACGCCGAACCTGGTTGGCATTCTCAACCAGCAATTCGGCCTCAAGCTGATCACCTCGCCGGAACGCGATCTCAGTGACATGCTGGCGGCGTAA
- a CDS encoding secondary thiamine-phosphate synthase enzyme YjbQ — translation MKSLRKELWFETPGRRAFINITSEVEAALRDSGVREGLVLVNAMHITASVFINDDESGLHADYDLWLEKLAPHEPVASYRHNRTGEDNADAHMKRQVMGREVVVAITEGRLDFGPWEQIFYGEFDGGRRKRVLIKIIGE, via the coding sequence ATGAAGTCGTTGCGCAAGGAGCTGTGGTTCGAGACCCCGGGCCGCCGCGCCTTCATCAACATTACAAGCGAGGTCGAAGCCGCGCTGCGCGACAGCGGGGTGCGCGAAGGCCTGGTGCTGGTCAACGCCATGCACATCACCGCGTCGGTGTTCATCAATGACGACGAAAGCGGCCTGCACGCCGACTACGACTTGTGGCTGGAAAAACTCGCGCCGCACGAACCCGTCGCGTCCTATCGCCACAACCGCACCGGCGAGGACAATGCCGACGCCCATATGAAGCGCCAGGTCATGGGCCGCGAGGTCGTCGTCGCCATCACCGAAGGCCGGCTCGATTTCGGCCCCTGGGAGCAGATCTTCTACGGCGAATTCGACGGCGGCCGCCGCAAGCGCGTGCTGATCAAGATCATCGGCGAGTAG
- a CDS encoding TetR/AcrR family transcriptional regulator, translated as MATESRPRGRPRGFDPEQAVATAQKLFHARGYDAVSVADVTAALGINPPSFYAAFGNKAGLYSRVLTRWADTGAIPLADILRPDRPVAVSLAALLEEAARRYAADPATAGCLVLEGTRCNDGEARDAALACSLAAEAVIRHYVACRHPDDAERVTNFVSTTMCGMSAMARSGHDQEQLLATARLAGLALAQALPEQSATDQPSDRTG; from the coding sequence ATGGCTACAGAATCTCGTCCGCGCGGACGGCCGCGGGGCTTCGATCCCGAACAGGCGGTCGCCACCGCCCAGAAGCTGTTCCACGCGCGCGGCTACGACGCCGTCAGCGTCGCGGACGTCACCGCGGCGCTCGGCATCAACCCGCCCAGCTTCTACGCTGCCTTCGGCAACAAGGCCGGTCTCTACAGCCGCGTTCTCACCCGCTGGGCCGACACCGGGGCGATTCCGCTCGCCGACATCCTGCGGCCTGACCGTCCGGTGGCCGTATCCCTCGCAGCCCTGCTGGAGGAGGCCGCGCGCCGCTACGCGGCCGATCCCGCCACCGCCGGCTGCCTGGTGCTGGAAGGCACCCGTTGCAACGATGGCGAGGCGCGCGACGCGGCCCTCGCCTGCAGCCTCGCCGCGGAGGCTGTGATCCGTCACTACGTCGCCTGCCGCCATCCGGACGATGCAGAGCGTGTGACGAACTTCGTCAGCACCACGATGTGCGGGATGTCCGCCATGGCCCGCAGCGGGCACGATCAGGAGCAACTGCTGGCCACGGCCCGCCTCGCCGGCCTGGCACTGGCCCAGGCCCTGCCCGAGCAAAGCGCAACCGATCAGCCGTCGGATCGAACTGGCTGA
- the bdcA gene encoding SDR family oxidoreductase: MAAFQGKSVLVLGGSRGIGAAIVRRFAAEGAAVTFTYAGSREAAERLAAESGSTAVQTDSADRDAVIARVRDSGPLDVLVVNSGFAIFGDALEQDPDAIDRLFRVNVHAPYHASVEAARRMPQGGRIIVIGSVNGDRMPVPGMASYALSKSALQGLARGLARDFGPRGITINIVQPGPIDTDANPEDGPMKDLQHGFMAIKRHGRPEEVAGMVAWLAGPEAGFVTGAMHTIDGGFGA; the protein is encoded by the coding sequence ATGGCCGCTTTTCAAGGAAAATCCGTTCTGGTGCTCGGCGGCAGCCGCGGCATCGGGGCGGCGATCGTGCGTCGCTTCGCGGCGGAGGGTGCGGCGGTGACTTTCACCTATGCGGGATCGCGCGAGGCGGCGGAGCGGCTGGCGGCCGAATCCGGCAGCACCGCGGTCCAGACCGACAGTGCCGACCGCGATGCGGTGATCGCCCGGGTGCGCGACAGCGGGCCGCTCGACGTGCTGGTGGTGAATTCCGGCTTCGCCATCTTCGGCGATGCGCTGGAGCAGGACCCGGACGCGATCGACCGGCTGTTTCGGGTCAATGTCCACGCCCCCTATCACGCCTCGGTCGAGGCGGCGCGGCGGATGCCGCAGGGCGGGCGGATCATCGTGATCGGTTCGGTCAATGGCGACCGGATGCCGGTCCCCGGCATGGCGTCCTATGCGTTGAGCAAATCCGCCCTCCAGGGACTGGCGCGAGGGCTGGCGCGGGACTTCGGACCGCGCGGCATCACCATCAACATCGTGCAGCCGGGGCCGATCGATACCGACGCCAACCCCGAGGATGGGCCGATGAAGGATCTGCAGCACGGTTTCATGGCGATCAAGCGCCATGGCCGGCCCGAGGAGGTCGCCGGCATGGTGGCCTGGCTGGCGGGGCCGGAGGCCGGCTTCGTCACCGGGGCCATGCACACCATCGACGGTGGTTTCGGCGCCTGA
- a CDS encoding TetR/AcrR family transcriptional regulator → MVHQTPMPRGRPRSFDTEAAVERAMGVFWSRGYHGTALPDLLRATKLSRGSLYAAFDDKHSLFLRALDRYIADALTRMDSEFGPRKDPVDGLRAYLAGYVDRTSGANGRRGCLLVATTMELAGQDAEVGRRVASFFKAMEARLADGLSRAKTAGKLADGVEPASAARILVCFVEGLRVVGKTAPARITSQATADALLDRFLK, encoded by the coding sequence ATGGTACATCAAACCCCAATGCCGCGTGGCCGACCACGTAGTTTCGACACGGAAGCCGCTGTTGAGCGTGCCATGGGTGTGTTCTGGTCGCGCGGCTATCACGGCACCGCTCTACCGGATCTTCTTCGTGCGACAAAGCTCTCGCGTGGCAGCCTTTACGCCGCTTTCGATGACAAGCACTCGCTCTTCTTGCGTGCGCTCGATCGCTACATTGCCGATGCCCTGACACGGATGGATAGCGAATTCGGCCCCCGCAAAGATCCGGTCGACGGTCTGCGGGCCTACCTTGCCGGCTATGTTGACCGCACCAGCGGTGCCAACGGCCGGCGCGGATGCCTGCTGGTGGCCACAACCATGGAACTGGCCGGCCAGGATGCTGAAGTTGGTCGTCGCGTCGCGAGCTTCTTCAAAGCCATGGAGGCAAGGCTGGCGGATGGACTTTCCCGTGCGAAGACGGCAGGGAAGTTGGCCGACGGTGTTGAGCCTGCAAGTGCCGCCCGAATTCTCGTCTGCTTCGTCGAAGGGCTACGAGTGGTCGGCAAAACGGCGCCGGCTCGGATCACATCGCAAGCCACCGCTGACGCTCTTCTCGACCGCTTCCTTAAGTAA
- a CDS encoding DMT family transporter, translating into MSAIQIVCAVAVPLFWGYQFVAIKVGVTEFPPLFFLGLRFLAIALLLVPFVKRPARQQLGPIAAISVFLGGLNFGLFYVGLGLGSGSMSAVAYQLATPFTVLLAWPLLGERPSLAASAGVLLAFVGVVVLAAGREMSENTLPLLLVVGAALAFAVSNILTKRYGRFDPLMLMGWSSLLTVPQVMLISFLIEHGQLASLVTADERGWLALAYTVFIGGIVGFGLWFWLIARCSMGRVAPFGLLLPVFALISSVLFLGERVTPTLIVGGLLAISGVAITQVGPRTRAI; encoded by the coding sequence ATGTCCGCCATCCAGATCGTCTGCGCGGTGGCCGTTCCGTTGTTCTGGGGTTATCAGTTCGTGGCCATCAAGGTGGGGGTCACGGAGTTTCCGCCTCTGTTCTTCCTCGGGCTGCGTTTTCTCGCCATCGCACTGCTGCTTGTTCCGTTCGTCAAAAGACCCGCGCGTCAACAGCTCGGCCCCATCGCAGCTATTTCGGTTTTCCTTGGTGGACTTAATTTCGGGCTCTTCTATGTTGGCCTTGGGCTCGGCTCGGGAAGCATGTCGGCCGTTGCATATCAACTTGCTACGCCCTTCACCGTCCTTCTAGCATGGCCTCTACTCGGGGAGAGACCGTCTCTCGCCGCGTCCGCAGGCGTGCTGCTTGCATTCGTTGGTGTGGTCGTGTTGGCGGCCGGGCGTGAAATGTCGGAAAACACGCTTCCGCTGCTGCTTGTGGTCGGAGCAGCCTTGGCTTTCGCGGTGTCCAACATCTTGACGAAACGCTACGGCCGCTTTGATCCCTTAATGTTGATGGGGTGGTCGTCGCTGCTCACGGTGCCGCAGGTCATGTTGATATCGTTTCTCATTGAACATGGACAATTGGCGAGCCTTGTCACCGCGGATGAACGAGGGTGGCTGGCGCTCGCCTACACAGTTTTCATCGGAGGAATAGTTGGGTTCGGACTTTGGTTCTGGCTGATTGCTCGATGCTCCATGGGCCGCGTCGCCCCCTTTGGTCTGCTGCTTCCCGTGTTCGCGTTGATTTCGAGCGTGTTGTTCCTTGGCGAGCGCGTGACCCCGACGTTGATTGTCGGCGGCCTGCTGGCGATCAGCGGCGTCGCCATTACACAAGTAGGACCGAGAACCCGAGCAATTTGA
- a CDS encoding FkbM family methyltransferase: protein MKREAGILAALAAERRRADEFEQSLSWRITAPLRILSKAIRGSRPVAPAVDMDALLARLPDTEVLPPPILDDGDAIRRAEWASNLQTYSGYVPDDLSLLTKYTDETVLPEPGFIVDFAGVRTRTSAVWEAAKIFDGHRLPLPIPGDFHAETVEWIGLLKAVDAARDRFVMMELGAGFGPWVVAGGVAARFKGIKNIKLYAVEGDALHCDLMREHFSDNGFDQAEHSILCAAVGVEDGTASWPKPGHDASNSHYNLRPVTDGADYMGRDFVEMVTVQMLAFDGLLKNEPVWDLIHIDIQGHEVDICRAAIDSLNSRVRHIVVGTHSRKIDGDLLDLMKSAGWLLLNEKPARFHFDVAAPTLEAMTFLDGTQVWRNPRLS from the coding sequence ATGAAGCGGGAAGCTGGAATTCTAGCGGCTCTAGCGGCCGAGCGGCGCAGGGCAGATGAATTCGAACAGTCGCTTTCGTGGCGGATCACGGCGCCTTTGCGCATCCTCAGCAAGGCGATCCGTGGAAGCCGGCCTGTGGCGCCTGCGGTTGATATGGATGCACTGCTGGCCAGGCTGCCTGACACTGAGGTGCTCCCCCCACCAATTCTCGACGACGGCGACGCCATTCGCAGGGCGGAATGGGCCTCAAATCTCCAGACTTACAGCGGTTACGTGCCCGACGACCTGTCTTTGCTGACTAAGTATACCGACGAAACCGTGCTCCCGGAGCCCGGTTTCATCGTCGATTTTGCCGGTGTCAGGACGCGGACCTCTGCGGTTTGGGAAGCAGCGAAAATCTTCGACGGCCATCGGTTGCCATTGCCAATTCCCGGTGATTTTCACGCCGAGACCGTCGAATGGATTGGCCTCTTAAAGGCCGTCGACGCGGCGCGGGATCGGTTCGTGATGATGGAGCTCGGCGCCGGTTTCGGTCCGTGGGTCGTCGCCGGCGGCGTCGCGGCACGCTTCAAGGGCATCAAGAATATCAAGCTCTACGCGGTCGAAGGCGACGCGTTGCACTGTGACCTGATGCGCGAGCATTTTTCCGACAATGGCTTCGACCAGGCCGAGCACTCCATCCTGTGCGCCGCAGTAGGTGTGGAGGACGGCACGGCCTCATGGCCGAAGCCCGGTCACGACGCATCGAACAGCCACTACAATCTCCGCCCTGTGACCGATGGCGCGGATTATATGGGACGCGATTTCGTTGAGATGGTCACGGTCCAGATGCTGGCTTTTGATGGTCTGCTGAAAAATGAGCCGGTTTGGGACCTGATCCATATCGACATTCAGGGGCACGAGGTCGACATCTGTCGCGCGGCTATTGACAGCTTGAATAGTCGCGTTCGGCACATCGTTGTCGGGACACATTCACGGAAGATCGACGGCGATCTGCTCGATCTGATGAAGTCTGCTGGATGGCTATTGTTGAACGAAAAGCCCGCGCGCTTTCACTTCGATGTCGCCGCGCCGACGCTGGAGGCCATGACTTTTCTCGACGGTACGCAGGTTTGGCGAAACCCGCGTCTCAGTTAG